CGCTACAGAGGCAAGCACTATCTTGAAATGTACGATGATGGTACCGAGCGCTGTGTATGCTGCGGCCTTTGCGCGGCGGCGTGCCCGGCTGATGCCATATACATGGAGCCCGCCGAAACCGAAAAAGGCGAGCGTTATGCGAAGATTTACGAGATCAATCTTCTGCGCTGTATTTTCTGCGGTTTCTGCGAGGAAGCCTGCCCCGAAGAAGCTATTTTTCTGGGGCATGAGTATGAATTTTCTGATGACAACCGCGACTCGTTTATATATACTAAGGAGCAAATGCTGGCGAATCGTCCCAAGAAGGAAAAACGTTTCAAACGGATTATTCGCAAGGTCAGGAGGATTTTTTAGGGAATGCTCAACCTGATAATATTTTATTTTGCAGCCATTATCGCCGTCGGCGGCGCTGTCATGATGATTATCCAGCGCAATCCGGTTGCATCGGTGCTATATATGGTGGTTTCGCTGGTGGCCCAGGCGATTTTATACGTACAGTTGAGCGCCCTCTTTGTCGGCGCCCTGCTTATAATCATCTACACCGGCGCCATCCTGGTCCTGTTCCTGTTTGTGATAATGCTGCTCAATCTTCGCGGCGAGCATTTCGGTGGTAAGCAGTCCGTTATGGGCCGCGCCTCCAAGGTAGTAATATCCGTGATCCTGTTGGTCGAGTTTGCGGCCATTTTCAAGCAATTGGCGCTTTCGCAGAAGGTGGGAAGCCAGCTGGCGTCGGTTCCTGAGGACTTTGGTTCGGTAGAAATGGTAGCATCACACCTGTTCAAAGAGTACTTATATCCGTTTGAGCTGACCTCTATTTTGCTTCTGGTGGCCATTGTCGGAGCTGTGGTGATAGCCAAAAAAGATAAGACTGATACGCATGGAGATGCCTGATGGTACCGATTGACAATTTCTTGATTCTGAGCGCTATCCTTTTCGTCGTCGGAACGGCCGGTGTTATCGTCTCCACGAACCTGATTATTATGTTCATGTCGGTGGAAATAATGCTGAATGCCGCCAATCTGGCCATCATCGCTTTCTCCAGGATGAACAATGTCGTTGACGGTCATGTTTTTGTGTTTATCATCTTTACCGTGGCCGCAGCCGAAGCGGCTGTCGGGCTGGCTATCATTATTATGATATTCAGAAACCGACAATCCATAAACGCCGATAATTTCAATTTGTTGAAAAGGTAGGGAATAGGACGAGATGGAACAACCGTTATATCTGATTCCGCTGATTCCGTTAATCGGTTTCCTGCTCAACGGCCTTCTGCTCGGGCGCCTTGGCAAGAAAATGATTTCGCTGATTGCCTGCGGTTCGGTTGGATTGTCCTTCCTGCTGGGATTGAAATTCTTTTTCGATTTACTATCCCTGCCCGAAACGGCCCGAGTAATTGAAAATATATTCTTTACCTGGATACCTGCCGGGCAGCTTCATGTAAATGTCGCATTCATGCTTGATCCGCTGTCGGCGATTATGGTTTTGGTCGTATCGGGAGTCGGTTTCCTCATTCATGTATATTCCATCGGGTATATGAGCCATGACCCCGGCTATGGACGATATTTCACTTACCTGAATCTGTTTATTTTTTCGATGCTGATGCTGGTTCTGGCCGATAACTATCTGCTGATGTTCGTCGGCTGGGAAGGTGTCGGTTTATGCAGCTACCTTCTGATAGGCTTCTGGTTTGAGAAGAAGTCCGCGACTGATGCCGGGAAAAAGGCTTTTATCGTCAACCGCATCGGCGATTTCGGGTTCCTCCTCGGCATGTTCATAATTTTCTGGCAGACCGGATCGCTGGATTTCAAAACGGCGCTTGATCCGGCTGTCGCCCACTCGGTTTTTATAACCGGGGGCGGTCTCATAACAGCGGCGACATTGCTGTTGTTTCTCGGGGCCACCGGCAAATCGGCGCAGATACCTTTATATGTGTGGCTTCCCGATGCCATGGAGGGCCCGACACCGGTCTCGGCCCTGATCCATGCCGCCACCATGGTCACCGCCGGCGTTTATATGATTGCCCGTTCCAATGTTTTATATATGATGGCGCCCGCCACCCTGACGGTGGTGGCTATTGTCGGCGTGGCCACGGCCATATTCGCCGGCACCATTGCCCTGGCTCAGAACGATATTAAGCGCGTGCTGGCATATTCGACCGTCAGCCAGCTTGGGTATATGTTTACCGCCTGTGGCGTCGCCGCTTTCGGCGCCGGAATCTTCCATCTAATGACGCACGCCTTTTTCAAGGCCCTGTTGTTTCTTGGCTCCGGCTCCGTCATCCACGCCATGTCCGGACAGCAGGACATGCGCTTCATGGGCGGACTTAAGAAGAGAATGCCGGTGACATTCTGGACATTCCTGATCGCCACTCTCGCAATTGCAGGTATTCCGGGACTCTCCGGTTTCTTCTCCAAAGATGAAATTTTGTGGAAAGCGTTTTCATCGGATCACGGGTCCATCTGGATCTGGCTGATCGGTCTTCTGACCGCAGGGCTGACCGCATTTTATATGTTCCGCCTGGTATTTTTGACCTTCTTCGGTCAGGAGCGGATGGATTCACATACTAAAGAACATCTGCATGAATCACCCAAAGTGATGACCGTCCCTCTGTCGATTCTGGCGATACTTTCCATAATCGGGGGATATGTCGGCATACCGCATCTTCTGGGCGGCGGCAACCGCTTCGAGAAATTCCTCGAACCGGTGATGAAAGGTCTGCCGCATTCGGGTGAGGGAGAACATACCCTGGCGTCGGCCGGCAACAATGCAACGACCGAATTGGTCCTGATGGCCGGCTCCGTGGTCCTGGTACTTATATTTATTTACCTTGCCTATCATTTCTACATCAAAAATATCGCCGCGGCCGGTAAATTGAAAAACAGCCTGTCCGGGATTCACAAGCTTCTTTATGGAAAATATTTTATCGATGAATTGTATGATGTCATTATTGTCACGCCGCTCGTGGTCGGTTCGAAGTTTCTCTGGAAAATTTTCGATGTGCTTATAATAGATGGCTTCATTAACGGCATGGCCGTTGTGATCGGGGATATATCGACCAGCCTGCGCCCTGCCCAATCCGGTGTACTGAGAACATACACGACTATCTTCCTGGTCGGAGTGGTTGTAATTTTGGGACTTGTTATAATATTTAACTGATATGGAAAACCAGATTCTGACATTGGTGACATTTTTCCCGCTGGTGGGTATTATCCTGCTTCTTTTTGTACCAAAAGAGAGGCATGATTCAATAAAGGCTATTTCCCTTATCATAGCCTTTATCAATATGCTCTGGTCGATCTGGATGTATATGATGTTCGACCCGGTAGCAAAGGGGATGCAGTTCGAAATCAATATTCCCTGGGTGCAGGGTTTCGGCATTCATTATCACCTCGGGATCGACGGCATTTCGCTGCTTTTGATTATGCTGACGACCATTCTTTCGACTATAATAATGATCTCATCGTGGAACGCGGTCAAAACCGGTATCAAGGGCTACTTCATCTCGATGCTTTTACTCCAAACCGGAATGATTGGTGTTTTCGTATCACTCGATCTGTTCCTGTTCTATGTATTCTGGGAAGCGATGCTGGTTCCGATGTATTTCATCATCGGAGTCTGGGGCGGACCCAGGAAAATATATGCGGCCATAAAATTTGTGCTGTTCACCATGTTCGGGTCGCTTCTGATGCTGGTCGCCCTGTTGTACCTGTTCTTCATGTATCATGGTTACACCGGAGAATATACTTTTGATTTGCTAAAAATGTACGATATGCCGATTCCAATGGGCGCCCAGACATACATATTTCTGGCCTTTGCCCTGGCCTTTGCCATCAAAGTCCCTATCTGGCCGTTCCATACGTGGCTCCCCGACGCCCACGTCGAAGCGCCGACAGCCGGTTCGGTCATTCTTGCGGGCGTTCTGCTGAAAATGGGGACATACGGTTTTATCCGAATCTGTCTGCCGCTTTTCCCGGAAGCGACGTTACAGTTTGTCCCGCTGATTTCGATTCTATCGATTATCGGTATTATTTACGGGGCGCTGGTCGCCATGGTGCAGCGTGACGTGAAATCACTGGTGGCGTTTTCGTCGGTTTCCCATCTCGGTTTCGTCATGCTGGGAATGTTTGCGCTGAACGTCCAGGGGATGCAGGGATCGGTGATTCAGATGATAAATCACGGTATTTCGACCGGCGCGCTGTTCCTTCTTGTCGGGATGATTTATGAACGCCGTCATACCAGGATGATTGCCGATTTCGGGGGACTGGCGAAGTCGATGCCGATTTTCTCAACCTTCTTCATGATTGCCGCGCTGTCATCGATCGGCCTGCCTTTCACTAATGGTTTTGTCGGCGAGTTTTTGATACTCCTCGGAACTTTTGGCGCCAATAAGGTTTATGCCATACTGGCGGCGACAGGAGTAATTCTGGCCGCCTGCTATATGCTGTGGATGCTGCAACGTGTCATATTCGGCAAGCTGGAAAATCCGGAAAATGAAAATCTGAAGGATCTTGACGGGCGGGAGAAGCTGGTTTTGATTCCGCTGGTAATTTTAATATTCTGGATCGGCATCTATCCCAAACCGTTCCTGAACCGGATAGAACCAGCCGTGAACGATATTCTCAGCCGGGTGGAGAAGGCCCGTGAAAAACTGGCCGCCGGCGAAGAAAAGAAACCGCTCGAAATATATGAAGATACAAGTCAACAGCGAACTGTGGTAATAGAGGATGATGTTCAGGCCGACCGGCATGAGTAAGTGAGAATTTATGGATATTAGTTCGGCATCATTGAATTTCGGGATAATCGCCCCGGAAATTGTTCTTCTGATAGCGGGAATGATTATTCTGTTGATCGGGAATTTTCTCCGCGATAAAGCGGTCCTGTCCTATTTCTCAATCGCCGCTCTGGCGGTGGCACTTATCCCGACCATTCGGCAATGGAATGACCCGCAATCGGGATTTTTTGGAATGGTCATGATTGACAACTTTGCCGTTTTATTTAATATCATCTTCATAACCGCCGGTATTATTACTTTGTTGATGGCCCGATCTTATCTGGTTGCCCGCAACATAGAAAAATTCGAGTTCTATCCGCTGGTGCTGTTTTGCACCGTGGGTATGATGACGATGGCATCGAGTTCCGACCTGGTCGTAATTTTCCTGGGTCTTGAAATTATGTCGGTGCCGCTTTATGTGATGGCCGGTCTGGCCAGACATGATCTCGAGTCCAATGAGTCATCAATAAAATATTTCATTATGGGAGCCTTCGCCAGCGCCTTCCTTCTCTATGGTATTGCGCTGATATACGGGGCCTCGGAAACCACCGATCTTCGAAGAATCATCACCGATTTTGATTTCATCATGATGAAATCGCGGACTTTCCTCATCCCGGGAGCATTACTGGTTTTAGTGGGTTTCGCCTTCAAGGTAGCGGCGGTACCCTTCCATATGTGGGTTCCTGATGTGTATCAGGGTGCGCCGACTCCGGTAACCGGATATTTTTCGGTCGGCCCCAAGGCCGCCGGATTCGCCGCATTACTGCGTATTTTTATTTATGGGTTCCCGGCCCTGACCGACCTGACACCGATATTATGGGTGCTTGCCGTCGTGACGATGTCGGTCGGCAACCTGATGGCCATTTTCCAGCCCAATATAAAGCGGATGCTGGCTTATTCATCGATTGCCCATGCCGGCTATATTCTGGTTGCCCTGACGGCCGGGGGAGATGGCGCCGTGTCATCGGCCCTTTATTATCTGACTGCTTACACATTCTTCAATCTCGGCGGTTTTGTTATTATTACCATGATCGACTCCCGCGCCGGAAGCAAAGCCCAACTTGATGAAATGAAAGGGCTGTCGAAAACGCACCCGTTTTTGGCGGCTTTTCTGGCGTTGTTCATGTTTGCGCTGGCCGGTTTTCCGCCGACCGCCGGATTCTTCGGCAAATTTTATGTTTTCTCCGAAGCGGTCAGGCAGGGATATATCTGGCTGGTGATAATCGCGGTCATGAATAGTTTTGTATCGGTGTATTATTACCTGAGGGTTATAGTCGTGTCCTATTTCGGCAAGGCGGAAGTTGATTTCCGCCCGGTTGCTTTCCAACCCGCCTTGATCCTGGCGCTTTTTATCACAGCCGCCGGAACTTTGATTCTTGGCCTTCTACCGGGATACTGGCTGGAACTTACACGATTGTGCGCCTTCCCGTTTATTTGATAGAAAAGCTTTATAAAAAAGCCGCCGAATGGCGGCTTTTTTATTTATACTTTTAGATTGCTTTGGCTAATAGAAACACGGCGCCGGGCCGCCCTTATATAGATAAGAAATCAAATAAGTCACATCGAGAAGATTGACATTGCCGCTGCAATTAGGATCGGCAGCCTCAAGAGGCTCCGGAGCCTGCCCGCCTTTATACAAATAACTGATCAGGGCCGTTACATCCAGGATGTTTACAGCACCATCACCATTGACATCGCCCGATCCGACCGGATCCGGGGCCACGCGAAACATCACCGCCGTCGAATTATTCACAATATTTTCCGGCGGCAGGCCGGTATCAAGATATGGAGTGGCGGTACAACCCATGGCACTGAGACCGATCACTGCCGAGGAATTTAAACCGGTGTAACCGACTTCATAATACTGGCATTTGATATTGCCGTTTGAAGTCAGAATGACCTGGAAGGTTGTCAGGGTGTCATCGGTGGCATTATAACCGCCGAGCTGGTACCACTCGACAATTGCGGTATCATTGCCGGGTGAAAAATAATAATATATGGCCCCATGTGCGCCGTGACCGGTCCCGAGAAGAAGATCATTCCAGAAAAGCGAAATCAAAGTGCTGAACGGCGCTCCCGGAATATCGAAACTGCTGTAATAGCCGCTGATATTGACATCGGGATCGGTAAATGAAATCGCTCCGTTGACTCCGACATATATCTGGCTATAAGTCATGCCGTCGCCATAAAATGGAAAATCGAAAGGCAGAGTAAAAGGTCCGGCGGTCCCGTCATCAAGCGGCTGGGGGGCATAATTGTTATAATAAGCTGTCGAGGGTATCTTTGTTCCAATATCCTTTATTTCAATCCAATTGTACGGGGACCCTTCGGGGTCACCGCTCGAGGTAACGGCGTAGGTAGTCTCGGGCATACAAGGCACCGTCAGGAATACCGGGACATATTCGATCGAATCGAGGCTGCCGCCGGATACTCCCCAATTTATATTAATTATTCCCTTATAAATTTCAAGTCTGTCCTCGATTGTCGAGGCATCAAGCGAAACTGCCAATAAAACAGAATCATCCGGAGGCACCGTGCCGCTTTCCGGCGCAACACCGAGCCAAACCGACATGCCTGATTTTGCCAGGCTGTCGGCACTGACCGCGGTAAAATCAATGGCACTGCTGCCTGAGCGATTATGCACCCATAGGGGCATTTCCTCCACGGTTCCTTCGGTAAGCGAAGTGTCGATATATATCGGGCTGGTGTAAAGCGAAGGCGGCGCCGCGAGAGCCGCTACTGCCGCAGCCAAATCGGGCCGGGGACCGATGTGTTCGGAAGTATTGCCCTGCTGCGGTGATCCGGTGGAATTTAATATTTCCCTGGCATAATCGGCG
The genomic region above belongs to candidate division Zixibacteria bacterium HGW-Zixibacteria-1 and contains:
- a CDS encoding NADH-quinone oxidoreductase subunit N, which translates into the protein MDISSASLNFGIIAPEIVLLIAGMIILLIGNFLRDKAVLSYFSIAALAVALIPTIRQWNDPQSGFFGMVMIDNFAVLFNIIFITAGIITLLMARSYLVARNIEKFEFYPLVLFCTVGMMTMASSSDLVVIFLGLEIMSVPLYVMAGLARHDLESNESSIKYFIMGAFASAFLLYGIALIYGASETTDLRRIITDFDFIMMKSRTFLIPGALLVLVGFAFKVAAVPFHMWVPDVYQGAPTPVTGYFSVGPKAAGFAALLRIFIYGFPALTDLTPILWVLAVVTMSVGNLMAIFQPNIKRMLAYSSIAHAGYILVALTAGGDGAVSSALYYLTAYTFFNLGGFVIITMIDSRAGSKAQLDEMKGLSKTHPFLAAFLALFMFALAGFPPTAGFFGKFYVFSEAVRQGYIWLVIIAVMNSFVSVYYYLRVIVVSYFGKAEVDFRPVAFQPALILALFITAAGTLILGLLPGYWLELTRLCAFPFI
- a CDS encoding NADH-quinone oxidoreductase subunit J; this translates as MLNLIIFYFAAIIAVGGAVMMIIQRNPVASVLYMVVSLVAQAILYVQLSALFVGALLIIIYTGAILVLFLFVIMLLNLRGEHFGGKQSVMGRASKVVISVILLVEFAAIFKQLALSQKVGSQLASVPEDFGSVEMVASHLFKEYLYPFELTSILLLVAIVGAVVIAKKDKTDTHGDA
- a CDS encoding NADH-quinone oxidoreductase subunit L; amino-acid sequence: MEQPLYLIPLIPLIGFLLNGLLLGRLGKKMISLIACGSVGLSFLLGLKFFFDLLSLPETARVIENIFFTWIPAGQLHVNVAFMLDPLSAIMVLVVSGVGFLIHVYSIGYMSHDPGYGRYFTYLNLFIFSMLMLVLADNYLLMFVGWEGVGLCSYLLIGFWFEKKSATDAGKKAFIVNRIGDFGFLLGMFIIFWQTGSLDFKTALDPAVAHSVFITGGGLITAATLLLFLGATGKSAQIPLYVWLPDAMEGPTPVSALIHAATMVTAGVYMIARSNVLYMMAPATLTVVAIVGVATAIFAGTIALAQNDIKRVLAYSTVSQLGYMFTACGVAAFGAGIFHLMTHAFFKALLFLGSGSVIHAMSGQQDMRFMGGLKKRMPVTFWTFLIATLAIAGIPGLSGFFSKDEILWKAFSSDHGSIWIWLIGLLTAGLTAFYMFRLVFLTFFGQERMDSHTKEHLHESPKVMTVPLSILAILSIIGGYVGIPHLLGGGNRFEKFLEPVMKGLPHSGEGEHTLASAGNNATTELVLMAGSVVLVLIFIYLAYHFYIKNIAAAGKLKNSLSGIHKLLYGKYFIDELYDVIIVTPLVVGSKFLWKIFDVLIIDGFINGMAVVIGDISTSLRPAQSGVLRTYTTIFLVGVVVILGLVIIFN
- a CDS encoding NADH-quinone oxidoreductase subunit NuoI is translated as MAFPKGFYTTIKHLFKKPVTMQYPKVRMEMAPRYRGKHYLEMYDDGTERCVCCGLCAAACPADAIYMEPAETEKGERYAKIYEINLLRCIFCGFCEEACPEEAIFLGHEYEFSDDNRDSFIYTKEQMLANRPKKEKRFKRIIRKVRRIF
- a CDS encoding NADH-quinone oxidoreductase subunit NuoK, whose amino-acid sequence is MVPIDNFLILSAILFVVGTAGVIVSTNLIIMFMSVEIMLNAANLAIIAFSRMNNVVDGHVFVFIIFTVAAAEAAVGLAIIIMIFRNRQSINADNFNLLKR
- a CDS encoding NADH-quinone oxidoreductase subunit M, giving the protein MENQILTLVTFFPLVGIILLLFVPKERHDSIKAISLIIAFINMLWSIWMYMMFDPVAKGMQFEINIPWVQGFGIHYHLGIDGISLLLIMLTTILSTIIMISSWNAVKTGIKGYFISMLLLQTGMIGVFVSLDLFLFYVFWEAMLVPMYFIIGVWGGPRKIYAAIKFVLFTMFGSLLMLVALLYLFFMYHGYTGEYTFDLLKMYDMPIPMGAQTYIFLAFALAFAIKVPIWPFHTWLPDAHVEAPTAGSVILAGVLLKMGTYGFIRICLPLFPEATLQFVPLISILSIIGIIYGALVAMVQRDVKSLVAFSSVSHLGFVMLGMFALNVQGMQGSVIQMINHGISTGALFLLVGMIYERRHTRMIADFGGLAKSMPIFSTFFMIAALSSIGLPFTNGFVGEFLILLGTFGANKVYAILAATGVILAACYMLWMLQRVIFGKLENPENENLKDLDGREKLVLIPLVILIFWIGIYPKPFLNRIEPAVNDILSRVEKAREKLAAGEEKKPLEIYEDTSQQRTVVIEDDVQADRHE